One segment of Candidatus Micropelagos thuwalensis DNA contains the following:
- a CDS encoding [protein-PII] uridylyltransferase produces MKTKQSQKLKKPHTAGKIRKEFDKIARDHMNVSDDALNQSKARALEMLKKTLAKGHARAHKNLLNRIYRGGKCAEVISTLMDDIIVELARFANNLLKGEDGQPISCAIVAVGGYGRQRLAPGSDIDLLFITPPNADKASLEVVEFILYMLWDMGLKVGHATRDVEDCIFQAKEDMTTRTAMLESRFLTGDEVLFTKFRKKFAGKILSGSARNFVKAKLDERDLRHKRSGESRYLVEPNVKEGKGGLRDLNTLFWIAKYCYAVDTVDELVSCGFLSREELNLFKRCDNFLWAVRCHLHFLTGRAEERLGFDNQSAMAEAMGFRSTSGLSKVERFMRQYFLIAKDVGDLTRIFCARLEAEQTKPGRMARLPALFQRQKQVHGFTISGQRLTMVRSDVFRRNPVNLIRMFKIANDYKLLIDPNTLREVTRSRHLIDKNLRENPEANKLFLEILTSRNHPERILRRMNEAGVLGKLLPDFGRIVAMMQFNMYHHYTADEHLLRAIGILSELERGELEDDSPLAHRLMSQNINRKVIYLAVLLHDIAKGRPEDHSLAGARIARRLGPRLGLTKNETELVAWLVEFHLVMSDTAQRRDLTDPQTIEDFVSSVQTLERLRHLLVLTVVDIRAVGPGVWNGWKGQLLRELYFEAEALLVGSASHANRPLRVANAQKEFLDVLKKNMPDWAEAQCKKYIARHHDAYWLSYDIDTKIKHATLLSSVEDSAFQIEVTEDKKQEILELNFTCPDHPGLFSRLSGACAVAGLTIVDAKLAITKDGMALDVLRLQEPERENFPDKARVKRLIATIKSVLQGDILPPDRLADVPFSRRVNAFNVVNNVTIDNELSSHSTVIEVSGLDRPGLLYALAKTLFNLNVTIVSARAVTFGERAVDVFYVQDLTGEKIKRKSKLTAIMDGLEMVLANQSNPKRAKPAKQGRKAA; encoded by the coding sequence ATGAAAACTAAACAGTCACAAAAATTAAAAAAGCCACATACGGCAGGAAAAATTCGAAAAGAGTTTGATAAAATTGCGCGCGACCATATGAACGTGTCTGATGATGCCCTCAATCAATCAAAAGCTAGAGCGCTTGAGATGCTTAAAAAGACACTGGCAAAAGGGCATGCGCGCGCGCATAAAAACTTGCTCAACCGGATTTATCGTGGCGGCAAATGTGCAGAAGTCATTAGCACTTTGATGGATGATATTATTGTTGAACTGGCGCGCTTCGCTAACAATCTTTTGAAGGGTGAAGATGGGCAGCCGATATCATGTGCGATTGTTGCGGTTGGGGGCTATGGGCGCCAGCGTCTTGCACCCGGCTCTGATATTGATTTGCTATTTATCACCCCGCCAAATGCAGACAAAGCCAGCCTGGAAGTCGTGGAATTTATTTTATATATGCTCTGGGATATGGGGCTTAAGGTTGGACACGCGACGCGTGATGTTGAGGATTGCATCTTCCAAGCCAAAGAGGATATGACGACCCGGACAGCGATGCTCGAGTCACGCTTTTTGACGGGTGATGAAGTCTTGTTCACTAAATTTCGTAAGAAATTTGCTGGAAAAATTCTAAGCGGGTCGGCGCGTAATTTTGTCAAAGCCAAGTTGGATGAGCGTGACCTCAGGCACAAAAGAAGTGGTGAAAGCCGATATTTGGTTGAACCCAATGTTAAAGAAGGTAAGGGCGGGTTGCGCGATCTGAACACATTATTCTGGATTGCTAAATATTGTTATGCGGTTGACACGGTTGATGAGCTGGTAAGTTGCGGATTTCTCTCTCGGGAGGAGCTGAACCTTTTTAAACGTTGTGACAATTTTTTATGGGCTGTCAGATGTCATTTGCATTTTCTGACAGGGCGCGCCGAGGAGCGGCTGGGCTTTGACAATCAATCTGCCATGGCAGAAGCAATGGGTTTCAGGTCCACAAGTGGCCTCAGTAAGGTTGAGCGCTTCATGCGCCAATATTTTTTAATCGCCAAGGATGTTGGCGATCTGACAAGAATTTTCTGCGCGCGCCTTGAGGCGGAGCAAACCAAGCCAGGTCGCATGGCGCGTTTGCCGGCGCTGTTCCAACGTCAAAAACAGGTACATGGTTTCACCATATCCGGACAGCGCCTCACCATGGTTCGCTCGGATGTCTTTCGTCGCAATCCAGTCAATCTCATCCGCATGTTTAAAATTGCCAATGATTATAAATTGCTAATCGACCCCAATACGTTGCGGGAGGTAACGCGGTCGCGCCACCTTATTGATAAGAATTTACGCGAAAACCCTGAAGCCAATAAGCTGTTTCTGGAAATCCTCACATCGCGCAATCACCCTGAGCGCATTTTGCGCCGCATGAATGAGGCCGGAGTTTTGGGCAAGCTATTGCCGGATTTCGGGCGGATTGTCGCTATGATGCAGTTTAACATGTATCACCATTATACGGCTGATGAGCATTTGCTCAGAGCCATTGGTATTTTGTCTGAATTGGAGCGCGGTGAATTGGAGGACGACAGTCCGTTGGCGCACCGCTTAATGTCGCAAAATATCAACCGCAAGGTGATTTACCTGGCTGTCCTGCTCCACGATATTGCCAAGGGGAGGCCTGAGGATCACTCGCTTGCTGGCGCGCGTATTGCTCGGCGTCTTGGGCCACGGCTTGGCTTGACCAAAAATGAAACCGAACTTGTAGCCTGGCTTGTGGAATTCCATCTGGTTATGAGTGATACGGCGCAACGGCGCGATCTGACGGATCCACAAACCATTGAAGATTTTGTATCGAGTGTTCAGACGTTAGAAAGATTACGCCATTTATTAGTTCTCACCGTGGTCGATATTCGTGCCGTCGGGCCGGGTGTTTGGAATGGCTGGAAGGGCCAGCTCTTGCGAGAGCTTTATTTTGAGGCCGAGGCTTTATTGGTTGGTTCTGCCAGCCATGCCAACAGACCCTTGCGGGTTGCAAATGCTCAGAAGGAATTTCTCGATGTTTTGAAAAAAAACATGCCCGATTGGGCGGAAGCCCAATGCAAGAAATATATCGCCCGTCATCATGATGCCTATTGGTTGAGTTACGACATTGATACAAAAATTAAGCATGCGACTTTGCTCTCTTCGGTTGAAGACTCAGCTTTTCAGATTGAGGTTACGGAAGATAAAAAGCAGGAAATTCTTGAGTTAAACTTCACCTGCCCTGACCATCCCGGCTTGTTTTCGCGTTTATCGGGCGCATGTGCTGTGGCTGGGTTGACGATTGTTGATGCCAAGCTGGCCATCACCAAGGACGGCATGGCGCTGGATGTTTTGCGGTTGCAAGAGCCTGAGCGTGAAAACTTTCCCGATAAGGCGCGAGTTAAAAGACTTATTGCAACCATAAAAAGTGTTTTACAGGGCGATATTTTACCTCCTGACCGCCTTGCAGATGTGCCTTTCTCACGGCGGGTTAACGCCTTTAATGTTGTTAATAATGTGACGATTGATAATGAGCTATCGAGTCATTCGACAGTTATTGAGGTCAGCGGACTTGACCGGCCAGGATTACTCTATGCCCTCGCCAAAACATTATTTAATCTCAATGTAACAATCGTATCGGCGCGCGCGGTTACTTTTGGTGAAAGAGCGGTGGATGTGTTTTATGTGCAAGACCTAACAGGAGAAAAAATAAAACGTAAATCCAAATTGACGGCCATAATGGACGGCTTGGAGATGGTGCTAGCTAACCAATCCAACCCAAAACGCGCCAAACCAGCTAAACAAGGAAGAAAAGCGGCTTGA
- the murJ gene encoding murein biosynthesis integral membrane protein MurJ has translation MKRFSIIKAAATAGVATLMSRILGFMRDVMIAASLGAGPLADIFVVAFRLPNLFRRLFAEGAFNAAFVPVFAKRMEAEGVDAARKLSAEVLAVLLAGLIVFTLLAEWYMPYLVHALAGGFRATPEKFDLAVTYSRITFPYLVFMSLLSLYAAMLNASGRFAVAAFAPVLLNVVLIGALVLAAMMGRDSLASLIWGVAIAGVVQFLMVWFAVKQAGLGIRLQRPRLTEDVKRVLTLGIPGVLAAGVGQINLLVGTNIASAQNGAASWLYYADRLYQLPLGVIGIALSIALLPDLSRRLKAGDEAGARNSQNRSLQIAILFSIPCAVGLYLLADPVIAVLFQRGAFSVADTTATGVALMGFAIGLPAFIGIKVLQPSFFARENTFYPFIYGALGVVANIAISLTFFPIYGHVAIAIATSIAGWLTLVTMSVHLFISGWRPDRALVFGTLAILFSAVLMAVVLYNSPFAPPEGEPNQTVSLALWLGGHILAGTVLFLFSALVTGALGRDLLGNFKSLDRASRLAKSNALRDKADENEKDD, from the coding sequence ATGAAGCGTTTTTCCATAATCAAAGCTGCGGCGACGGCGGGGGTTGCGACTTTAATGAGTCGTATTCTTGGGTTTATGCGCGATGTGATGATTGCAGCCTCATTGGGCGCGGGCCCTTTGGCGGATATATTTGTTGTTGCTTTTAGGTTGCCTAATCTTTTCCGTCGGCTCTTTGCAGAGGGCGCATTTAACGCTGCTTTTGTGCCTGTTTTTGCAAAGCGGATGGAAGCTGAAGGTGTTGACGCGGCGCGCAAGTTATCGGCAGAGGTTTTGGCGGTATTGCTTGCCGGACTGATTGTTTTCACGCTTCTTGCTGAGTGGTATATGCCCTATTTAGTGCATGCGCTGGCGGGCGGTTTTCGGGCTACGCCGGAAAAGTTTGATTTGGCAGTAACCTATTCGCGCATCACCTTTCCCTATCTTGTTTTCATGTCGCTCTTGTCGCTTTATGCGGCGATGCTGAATGCGTCGGGTCGTTTTGCTGTTGCCGCATTTGCGCCTGTTTTGCTCAATGTTGTTCTAATTGGCGCTCTGGTATTGGCGGCAATGATGGGGCGGGACAGTCTCGCATCCTTGATTTGGGGCGTTGCGATTGCCGGGGTGGTGCAATTTCTGATGGTTTGGTTCGCGGTCAAGCAAGCTGGTCTGGGCATAAGACTGCAACGCCCTCGCCTTACCGAGGATGTAAAAAGGGTTTTGACTCTGGGTATTCCGGGCGTACTCGCTGCGGGCGTAGGTCAAATTAATTTATTAGTGGGGACGAATATCGCCTCTGCACAAAATGGGGCGGCGTCATGGCTCTATTATGCCGACAGGCTATATCAATTGCCGCTTGGTGTTATTGGCATAGCCCTTTCAATCGCTTTATTGCCTGACCTCTCGCGGCGATTAAAGGCGGGCGATGAGGCGGGTGCGCGCAACAGCCAGAATCGCAGTTTGCAAATCGCCATATTGTTTTCTATCCCATGTGCCGTCGGCTTGTATCTTCTGGCTGATCCGGTCATTGCCGTTTTGTTTCAACGCGGCGCATTTTCTGTGGCAGATACTACGGCTACCGGTGTTGCGCTTATGGGTTTTGCCATTGGCCTTCCCGCTTTTATAGGCATTAAAGTTTTGCAACCAAGCTTCTTCGCGCGCGAGAATACTTTTTATCCCTTTATTTATGGTGCGCTGGGTGTGGTGGCGAATATCGCTATTAGCCTGACATTCTTCCCTATCTATGGGCATGTAGCGATTGCCATTGCCACGAGCATTGCAGGATGGCTCACACTGGTAACCATGAGTGTGCATTTGTTCATCAGTGGCTGGCGACCTGATAGGGCTTTGGTTTTTGGCACGCTGGCAATTCTTTTTTCGGCAGTGCTGATGGCTGTGGTGCTTTATAATTCTCCTTTTGCGCCGCCTGAAGGTGAACCTAATCAGACTGTGTCACTTGCGCTATGGCTTGGTGGTCATATTCTAGCAGGCACAGTGCTTTTCCTGTTCTCCGCTTTGGTAACAGGGGCTTTGGGAAGAGATTTACTTGGCAATTTTAAATCTCTTGATCGTGCGTCACGGCTTGCCAAATCCAACGCATTGCGTGATAAGGCTGATGAAAATGAAAAGGATGATTAA
- the trpS gene encoding tryptophan--tRNA ligase yields MTDFHPRVFSGVQPTGNLHLGNYLGAIKNFVALQDSHDCIYCVVDLHAITVWQDPQELKQNIYEVTAAFLAAGVDATKHVVFNQSRVSAHAELGWILNCVSRIGWLNRMTQFKEKAGKNRENASVGLYVYPNLMAADILAYRATHVPVGDDQKQHLELARDIAQKFNHDYLGENAPPFFPLPEPVITGAATRVMSLRDGSRKMSKSEPSEMSRITLTDDADEIAKKIKKAKTDPDPLPGDKEGLQGRPEASNLVGIFAALSDRDVDAVLTEYGGKQFSEFKPALADLAVEVLAPIGAEMSRLLDAPEHLEAFLADGAARADAIASPVLSKVKEMVGFST; encoded by the coding sequence ATGACGGATTTCCATCCACGGGTCTTTTCTGGTGTCCAGCCGACTGGCAATCTCCATCTTGGTAATTATCTTGGCGCGATCAAAAATTTTGTTGCCTTACAGGACAGCCATGATTGCATTTATTGTGTGGTTGATTTACATGCCATAACTGTCTGGCAGGATCCGCAGGAGTTGAAACAGAATATTTACGAAGTGACTGCGGCGTTTCTGGCAGCCGGGGTGGATGCCACTAAACATGTTGTTTTCAATCAAAGCCGTGTTTCTGCTCATGCTGAGTTAGGCTGGATTCTAAATTGCGTTTCTCGTATTGGTTGGTTGAACCGGATGACCCAGTTCAAGGAAAAAGCAGGTAAAAACCGTGAAAATGCCTCAGTCGGTCTTTATGTTTATCCCAATTTGATGGCGGCAGATATTTTGGCCTATCGTGCAACACATGTGCCGGTCGGTGATGATCAGAAACAGCACCTCGAACTGGCGCGAGACATAGCGCAAAAATTTAATCATGATTATCTCGGTGAAAATGCACCGCCTTTCTTCCCTTTGCCGGAGCCAGTTATTACCGGAGCGGCGACGCGTGTGATGTCATTGCGCGACGGATCACGTAAAATGTCTAAATCTGAACCATCTGAAATGTCTCGCATCACACTGACGGATGATGCTGATGAGATTGCCAAAAAAATCAAGAAGGCCAAGACAGACCCTGATCCGCTTCCCGGCGACAAGGAAGGGCTTCAGGGGCGTCCTGAAGCATCGAATCTTGTGGGTATTTTTGCTGCTCTATCTGATCGGGATGTGGATGCTGTACTCACCGAATATGGTGGCAAGCAATTCTCAGAATTTAAACCGGCTCTGGCAGATTTGGCTGTCGAGGTGCTTGCCCCGATAGGCGCGGAGATGTCCCGTTTGCTTGATGCACCCGAGCATCTTGAGGCGTTTCTTGCCGACGGTGCGGCGCGGGCTGATGCCATCGCAAGCCCTGTTTTGTCAAAAGTGAAAGAAATGGTTGGTTTCTCGACCTAA
- a CDS encoding universal stress protein, whose translation MYKDAHLPRKFLVVVDGTPESRAALRWAERRAHGNGGQLALLVVLEPGGFEHWLGVETLMKEEAKENAEQILKELSTEVEKIAGRLPETHIMEGDRIEQVIELINSDKTISTLVLAAGTDPAGPGPLVGALATGKAGFHIPVTVVPGELSDDEIDALT comes from the coding sequence ATGTATAAAGACGCACACTTACCGCGAAAATTTCTGGTTGTCGTTGATGGCACGCCCGAGTCACGCGCGGCCTTGCGGTGGGCCGAGCGACGGGCGCATGGCAATGGCGGCCAGTTAGCTCTGCTTGTGGTTTTGGAGCCCGGCGGCTTTGAGCATTGGCTTGGTGTGGAAACGTTGATGAAAGAAGAGGCCAAAGAGAACGCCGAGCAGATACTAAAAGAACTCTCTACAGAGGTTGAAAAAATTGCCGGACGCTTGCCGGAGACCCATATAATGGAGGGTGACAGAATTGAGCAGGTGATAGAGCTAATCAATAGTGATAAGACCATCTCAACCCTTGTGCTTGCCGCCGGCACGGACCCAGCCGGCCCGGGGCCGCTTGTCGGTGCTCTGGCTACTGGAAAGGCGGGTTTTCACATCCCCGTTACAGTTGTGCCGGGCGAGTTAAGTGATGATGAAATAGATGCGTTGACCTAA
- a CDS encoding NifU family protein, with the protein MFIQTEETPNPATLKFLPGHDVMGAAPPADFPNAESAKASPLAESLFKIPQVSSVFLGSDFITITKSEDDWRQLKPILLTALMDFFLTGLPVINQTPAPQDVSEGADGEEGDSEIVSTIKQLLDTRVRPAVAQDGGDIVFHGYEDGVVSLTMRGACAGCPSSTATLKHGIENLLKHFIPEINEVRATEGGAEGDSHV; encoded by the coding sequence ATGTTTATACAAACTGAAGAAACCCCAAACCCAGCAACACTGAAATTTCTACCCGGGCACGATGTGATGGGCGCTGCGCCGCCGGCTGATTTCCCGAATGCTGAGAGCGCTAAAGCTTCCCCTCTTGCGGAATCACTTTTCAAGATTCCTCAGGTAAGTAGTGTTTTTCTTGGCTCGGATTTTATTACAATCACAAAATCTGAGGATGATTGGCGGCAACTTAAGCCCATTCTTCTCACCGCATTGATGGATTTCTTTTTAACGGGTTTGCCCGTTATTAACCAGACACCAGCCCCTCAAGATGTTTCCGAAGGCGCTGATGGTGAAGAAGGTGACTCTGAGATTGTGTCCACCATTAAGCAGTTGCTAGATACGCGTGTTCGTCCTGCCGTAGCGCAGGATGGTGGGGATATCGTTTTTCACGGCTATGAGGACGGTGTGGTTTCTCTAACTATGCGTGGTGCATGTGCTGGCTGCCCGAGTTCAACCGCGACGCTCAAGCATGGCATTGAAAACTTACTGAAGCACTTTATCCCTGAAATTAATGAAGTGAGGGCAACAGAAGGTGGTGCAGAAGGAGATAGTCATGTCTGA
- a CDS encoding malonic semialdehyde reductase has protein sequence MSDNTLDNKALDLLFREARSQNAYVNAPLTDDMLKELYDIWKYGPTSANCSPARVIFVRSEEGKAKLLPHLMGGNQEKTKSAAVCAIIGHDVKFYDRIPELFPHLPEAREWFSNDDNFAAETALRNSSLQGAYLMIAARAMGLDVGPMSGFDPIGVEEAFFPNSTIKVNFLCNLGKGDPSAVFERSPRLSFEDACTIA, from the coding sequence ATGTCTGACAATACGCTAGATAATAAAGCGTTGGATTTATTGTTCCGTGAAGCGCGTTCACAGAATGCTTATGTTAATGCGCCTCTAACGGACGACATGCTCAAAGAGCTTTACGATATTTGGAAATATGGCCCAACGAGTGCGAATTGCTCTCCGGCGCGCGTTATTTTCGTCCGCAGTGAAGAAGGTAAAGCAAAGCTATTGCCGCACCTTATGGGGGGCAATCAAGAGAAAACGAAATCAGCCGCCGTGTGTGCGATTATCGGGCATGATGTTAAATTTTATGACCGTATCCCCGAGCTTTTTCCGCATCTGCCAGAGGCGCGGGAATGGTTCAGCAATGACGATAATTTTGCTGCAGAGACGGCTCTTAGAAATAGCTCCTTGCAGGGCGCGTATTTAATGATTGCTGCGCGTGCAATGGGGCTTGATGTTGGCCCGATGTCAGGCTTTGACCCAATAGGGGTTGAGGAGGCTTTTTTCCCGAACAGCACGATAAAGGTAAACTTTCTATGTAATTTAGGTAAGGGCGATCCGTCGGCTGTTTTCGAACGTTCGCCACGCCTTTCCTTTGAGGATGCTTGCACTATTGCCTGA
- the tsaB gene encoding tRNA (adenosine(37)-N6)-threonylcarbamoyltransferase complex dimerization subunit type 1 TsaB: MPDPQHRPTVLACDTSQQACSVALALADGNIIERLEETGRGHTEKLPLMIADILESSGVGLQDVDRLGVTVGPGTFAGVRVGLAAMRAIRISHHLPLYPITTTHALALPIQQMMQEDEAHHCIVAIDARRGELYCQIFDAQGHPVSEVMAHTPEALVKIIAKEGVSRSNIIGSGSEILAALMRADAVSCLEMPFWPQAGLIADWVARQEVLPENTPPPEPLYLRPPDAALPDASSFLTRQEG; the protein is encoded by the coding sequence TTGCCTGACCCGCAACACCGCCCTACCGTTCTGGCTTGTGACACGTCACAACAGGCGTGCTCTGTTGCGCTTGCACTTGCAGATGGCAACATCATTGAGCGTCTTGAAGAAACAGGTCGCGGGCATACCGAAAAACTTCCCTTGATGATTGCTGATATTTTAGAGTCATCTGGCGTTGGTCTGCAGGATGTGGATAGGTTGGGTGTCACGGTGGGGCCAGGAACATTTGCAGGTGTGCGGGTGGGGCTTGCGGCGATGCGCGCCATAAGGATTAGCCACCACCTGCCGTTATATCCCATAACAACCACACATGCTCTTGCCTTGCCTATCCAACAAATGATGCAGGAAGATGAAGCGCATCACTGCATTGTTGCGATTGATGCACGACGTGGTGAACTTTATTGCCAGATTTTTGATGCGCAAGGTCACCCTGTTAGTGAAGTGATGGCTCATACCCCGGAAGCGCTGGTAAAAATTATAGCAAAGGAAGGTGTATCCCGTTCCAACATTATTGGTTCGGGGTCTGAAATTCTTGCCGCGCTCATGCGTGCAGATGCTGTGTCATGTCTAGAAATGCCCTTTTGGCCTCAGGCTGGGTTGATTGCCGATTGGGTTGCCCGTCAGGAGGTCTTGCCGGAAAATACACCGCCGCCAGAGCCTTTGTATTTGCGCCCGCCCGATGCAGCTCTTCCCGATGCTTCCAGCTTCCTGACGCGCCAAGAGGGGTGA
- a CDS encoding GNAT family N-acetyltransferase, translating to MIMKVHDTNLSPPEDIDGGEPIICPAQADPAFLADLHKGGFTSAYEQHWNNKAMSEMLAMPGVFVHQFSAGFIMTQISFETAEILTFTVLPGLRRKGYGVALLKAAMLHAFNKGATRMLLEVAPDREAALGLYSRAGFKRIGVRKNYYAGPEGKRDAFLMEIGLGTEFNFR from the coding sequence ATGATTATGAAAGTTCACGATACCAACCTATCCCCGCCTGAAGACATAGATGGTGGAGAGCCTATAATCTGCCCGGCACAAGCTGACCCGGCTTTCCTTGCGGATCTGCATAAGGGTGGTTTTACGAGCGCATATGAACAACACTGGAATAATAAGGCCATGTCTGAAATGCTTGCTATGCCAGGTGTTTTTGTTCACCAGTTTTCCGCCGGGTTCATTATGACCCAAATAAGTTTCGAGACCGCTGAGATTCTTACCTTTACTGTGTTGCCCGGCCTGCGGAGGAAAGGTTATGGTGTTGCTTTATTAAAAGCTGCAATGCTTCATGCTTTTAATAAGGGGGCGACACGCATGCTTCTGGAAGTGGCTCCGGATCGTGAGGCCGCTTTGGGGCTTTATAGTCGCGCAGGATTTAAACGCATAGGGGTTCGTAAAAATTATTATGCGGGCCCTGAAGGTAAAAGAGATGCTTTTTTAATGGAAATCGGACTTGGAACAGAGTTTAATTTTAGGTAA
- a CDS encoding Fur family transcriptional regulator: MADNSKIEVLCERAGMRMTGQRRVIARILSESDDHPDVEVLHRRAVLEDSGISIATVYRTVKLFEEAGILTRHDFGDGRSRYETISENHHDHLIDLQSGKVIEFSNDAIEELQRQVAEKLGYKLIDHRLELYGVPLEHGKPAGASDDNQDS; this comes from the coding sequence ATGGCTGATAACAGTAAAATTGAAGTTCTTTGTGAGCGCGCCGGTATGCGCATGACGGGTCAGCGTCGTGTTATTGCTCGGATCCTGTCCGAGTCGGATGACCATCCTGATGTTGAAGTGCTTCACCGCCGCGCCGTTCTCGAAGATTCGGGGATCTCAATCGCCACGGTTTATCGCACTGTCAAACTCTTTGAAGAAGCCGGCATTTTGACTCGCCATGATTTTGGAGATGGTCGCTCAAGATATGAGACGATCTCTGAGAATCACCATGATCACCTTATTGATTTGCAATCCGGAAAAGTTATCGAATTTTCAAATGATGCCATTGAAGAACTCCAGCGGCAAGTAGCAGAGAAGCTAGGATATAAGCTTATTGATCATAGGTTGGAGCTTTACGGTGTTCCGCTTGAACATGGAAAACCCGCAGGTGCTTCTGACGATAATCAAGATAGTTAA
- a CDS encoding lysophospholipid acyltransferase family protein, translating into MLPDIVRIALRLILVLALIALLTPFQFLIITLRLPGSHFLPQLFHKGVLKIIGARVRLSGPLPAPGTLIVSNHVSWLDICIIGSVLPVNFVAKADISGWPIFGSMAKLQKTLFINRDRRSDTANQRNAMQDRLLNGSRLVLFPEGTTGDGTIVFPFKSALFAAAELPEDDKPIPIQPLSVAFAELSGIPMSRRIRIKYAWIGDVGLLANMLHVLRSYSFTINLTFHEPTNLVAAGGRKKLALSAHRQVQNGVANTTVGSVSVVASDADVTPEFEVSPKPLA; encoded by the coding sequence ATGCTTCCTGATATTGTTCGTATTGCTCTTCGCCTGATATTAGTTTTAGCATTAATAGCTCTTCTTACTCCCTTTCAATTTCTTATAATTACTCTGCGTTTGCCCGGCAGTCATTTCTTGCCGCAACTTTTTCATAAAGGCGTCCTCAAAATTATTGGTGCTAGAGTACGGCTGTCGGGGCCTTTGCCTGCGCCGGGGACGCTGATTGTCAGTAATCATGTGTCATGGCTGGATATATGCATTATCGGTTCCGTTTTGCCTGTTAATTTTGTTGCCAAAGCGGATATATCTGGCTGGCCTATTTTCGGATCTATGGCGAAATTGCAAAAGACACTTTTTATAAATAGGGATCGACGCAGTGATACGGCTAATCAGAGAAATGCTATGCAGGACAGACTGCTTAATGGCAGCCGTTTGGTGCTCTTCCCTGAAGGGACAACAGGGGATGGTACAATTGTATTTCCCTTTAAGTCTGCTCTTTTTGCGGCGGCTGAGTTACCAGAAGACGACAAGCCGATACCTATTCAACCTTTATCCGTCGCTTTCGCAGAATTAAGCGGTATTCCGATGAGTCGCCGCATTCGGATAAAATATGCCTGGATTGGTGATGTGGGTTTATTAGCCAATATGCTTCATGTCTTGAGAAGCTATTCTTTCACGATTAATTTAACTTTCCACGAGCCCACCAATCTTGTTGCCGCAGGGGGGCGCAAGAAGCTTGCTCTCTCCGCCCATCGTCAAGTACAAAATGGTGTTGCTAACACCACTGTGGGCTCTGTTTCTGTTGTGGCGTCAGATGCTGATGTGACACCCGAGTTCGAAGTCTCCCCCAAGCCTCTTGCCTAG